Proteins from a single region of Streptomyces vinaceus:
- the tsaE gene encoding tRNA (adenosine(37)-N6)-threonylcarbamoyltransferase complex ATPase subunit type 1 TsaE yields the protein MEEVPLEAPRAPLGQTPQQGAEAPAAEARITVDSPEAMQGLGRTLAGLLRPGDLVLLTGELGAGKTTLTRGLGEGLGVRGAVTSPTFVIARVHPSLSGGPALVHVDAYRLGGGLDEMEDLDLDVSLPESVVVVEWGDGKVEELSDDRLHVVIARAVGHEEVLDDVREVSVRGIGGRWAAPGALAAL from the coding sequence ATGGAAGAAGTACCGCTGGAAGCGCCGCGAGCCCCGCTCGGTCAGACTCCGCAGCAGGGAGCTGAGGCGCCCGCCGCCGAGGCGCGCATCACCGTCGACTCGCCCGAGGCCATGCAGGGGCTGGGCCGCACCCTCGCCGGCCTGCTCCGCCCGGGTGACCTCGTCCTGTTGACCGGAGAGCTCGGCGCGGGCAAGACCACGCTGACCCGGGGCCTGGGCGAGGGGCTGGGCGTACGGGGCGCCGTGACCTCGCCGACCTTCGTGATCGCCCGGGTCCACCCCTCGCTGAGCGGCGGGCCCGCCCTGGTCCACGTGGACGCGTACCGCCTCGGCGGCGGGCTCGACGAGATGGAGGACCTGGACCTCGACGTCTCGCTGCCCGAGTCCGTGGTCGTCGTGGAGTGGGGCGACGGCAAGGTCGAGGAGCTGTCCGACGACCGGCTGCACGTGGTGATCGCGCGGGCGGTCGGCCACGAGGAGGTCCTGGACGACGTACGAGAGGTCTCGGTGCGCGGGATCGGGGGGCGCTGGGCCGCGCCGGGCGCGCTGGCGGCGCTGTAG
- a CDS encoding alpha/beta fold hydrolase codes for MSENWRKAGWAGAAIGVIAAGAAAGVAVERITVGRGMRRKARLALDATGDYGSLRGTPGACYAEDGTELYYEVDEPPEGPKKRGRLRRKDPAAPTVVFCHGYCLAQDSWHFQRSALRGLVRSVYWDQRSHGRSARGFAQADGERVTIDQLGRDLKTVIDAAVPDGPLVLVGHSMGGMTIMALAEQFPELIRDRVIGVALVGTSSGHLDQVTYGLPAVGMGAVRRILPPVLKALGSQVELVERGRRATADLFAGMIKMYSFGAPREVDPGVARFAERLIEATPIDVVAEFYPAFQIHDKSAALQRFADIPVTVIAGDRDMVTPAAHSQAIKDALPAAELVVLESAGHLMMLEYPDTVTGLLTELLARTGAVPAATNVGGHGRSTAGSAASPARSDSAAGS; via the coding sequence GTGAGCGAGAACTGGCGCAAGGCGGGGTGGGCCGGCGCCGCGATCGGCGTGATAGCCGCAGGCGCGGCCGCCGGGGTCGCGGTCGAACGGATCACGGTCGGGCGCGGCATGCGCCGCAAGGCGCGCCTCGCGCTGGACGCCACCGGCGACTACGGCTCCCTGCGCGGGACCCCCGGAGCCTGCTACGCCGAGGACGGCACCGAGCTCTACTACGAGGTCGACGAGCCGCCCGAGGGCCCCAAGAAGCGGGGCCGGCTGCGCCGCAAGGACCCGGCCGCGCCCACCGTCGTCTTCTGCCACGGCTACTGCCTGGCCCAGGACTCCTGGCACTTCCAGCGCTCCGCCCTGCGCGGACTGGTCCGCTCCGTGTACTGGGACCAGCGCAGCCACGGCCGCAGCGCGCGCGGCTTCGCCCAGGCCGACGGCGAGCGCGTGACGATCGACCAGCTCGGCCGCGACCTGAAGACCGTCATCGACGCGGCCGTGCCCGATGGCCCGCTGGTCCTGGTGGGCCACTCGATGGGCGGCATGACGATCATGGCGCTGGCCGAGCAGTTCCCCGAGCTGATCCGCGACCGGGTGATCGGCGTGGCCCTGGTCGGCACCTCCAGCGGCCACCTCGACCAGGTGACGTACGGGCTCCCCGCGGTCGGCATGGGCGCCGTGCGCCGGATCCTGCCGCCCGTGCTCAAGGCGCTCGGCTCGCAGGTGGAGCTCGTCGAGCGGGGCCGCCGGGCCACCGCCGACCTCTTCGCCGGCATGATCAAGATGTACTCGTTCGGCGCCCCCCGCGAGGTGGACCCGGGCGTCGCCCGCTTCGCCGAGCGGCTCATCGAGGCCACCCCCATCGACGTGGTCGCCGAGTTCTACCCGGCCTTCCAGATCCACGACAAGAGCGCCGCCCTCCAGCGGTTCGCCGACATCCCCGTCACCGTCATCGCCGGCGACCGCGACATGGTCACCCCCGCCGCGCACAGCCAGGCCATCAAGGACGCGCTTCCGGCCGCCGAGCTCGTGGTCCTGGAGTCCGCCGGGCACCTGATGATGCTGGAGTACCCCGACACGGTGACCGGGCTGCTCACCGAGCTGCTGGCGCGCACCGGCGCGGTGCCGGCAGCGACTAACGTTGGCGGGCATGGAAGAAGTACCGCTGGAAGCGCCGCGAGCCCCGCTCGGTCAGACTCCGCAGCAGGGAGCTGA
- the alr gene encoding alanine racemase, producing the protein MNETPTRVYAEIDLDAVRANVRALRARAPRAELMAVVKADAYGHGAIRCARAAQEAGATWLGTATPEEALALRAAGITGPVLCWLWTPGGPWQAAVEADLDISVSGSWALDEVRKAALAAGRTARVQLKADTGLGRGGCQPADWTELVGAAVAAEAEGTVKITGVWSHFACADEPGHPSIALQLAAFRDMLAYAEKEGVEPEVRHIANSPATLTLPESHFDLVRCGLAVYGVSPAPELGTARELGLRPAMTLKASVALVKTVPAGHGVSYGHHYVTEAETNLALIPAGYADGIPRHASGSGPVSVGGKIRRVAGRVAMDQFVVDLGADLVRAGDEAVLFGPGEHGEPTAEDWAQAAHTIAYEIVTRIGVRVPRVYLGG; encoded by the coding sequence ATGAACGAGACACCGACGCGCGTGTACGCCGAGATCGATCTTGACGCCGTACGGGCGAACGTACGCGCCCTGCGCGCGCGGGCACCCCGGGCCGAACTGATGGCCGTCGTCAAGGCGGACGCCTATGGCCACGGCGCGATCCGGTGCGCCCGGGCGGCCCAGGAGGCCGGTGCCACCTGGCTCGGAACCGCCACCCCCGAGGAGGCGCTCGCCCTGCGCGCCGCCGGGATCACCGGACCGGTCCTGTGCTGGCTGTGGACCCCCGGCGGACCCTGGCAGGCCGCCGTCGAGGCCGACCTGGACATCTCCGTCAGCGGCAGCTGGGCCCTCGACGAGGTCCGCAAGGCCGCGCTCGCCGCCGGCCGCACCGCCAGGGTCCAGCTCAAGGCCGACACCGGCCTCGGCCGGGGCGGCTGCCAGCCCGCCGACTGGACCGAGCTCGTCGGCGCGGCCGTCGCCGCCGAGGCCGAGGGCACCGTCAAGATCACCGGGGTCTGGTCCCACTTCGCCTGCGCCGACGAACCCGGCCACCCCTCCATCGCGCTCCAGCTGGCCGCCTTCCGCGACATGCTGGCGTACGCCGAGAAGGAGGGCGTGGAGCCCGAGGTCCGGCACATCGCCAACTCGCCCGCGACCCTGACCCTGCCCGAGAGCCACTTCGACCTCGTGCGCTGCGGCCTCGCCGTCTACGGGGTCTCCCCGGCCCCCGAGCTCGGCACCGCCCGGGAGCTCGGCCTGCGGCCCGCCATGACCCTCAAGGCCTCCGTGGCGCTGGTCAAGACCGTGCCCGCCGGCCACGGGGTGAGCTACGGGCACCACTACGTCACCGAGGCCGAGACGAACCTCGCCCTCATCCCCGCCGGGTACGCGGACGGCATCCCCCGGCACGCCTCCGGGAGCGGCCCCGTCTCCGTCGGCGGCAAGATCCGGCGCGTCGCCGGCCGCGTCGCCATGGACCAGTTCGTCGTCGACCTGGGCGCCGACCTGGTACGCGCCGGGGACGAGGCGGTCCTGTTCGGCCCGGGCGAGCACGGCGAGCCCACGGCCGAGGACTGGGCTCAAGCGGCGCACACGATCGCCTATGAGATCGTCACCCGTATCGGGGTGCGCGTTCCCCGGGTGTACCTGGGCGGCTGA
- a CDS encoding NAD(P)H-hydrate dehydratase has translation MRTAYSVETVRAAERELMARLPEGALMQRAAAGLAAVCAGLLGRVYGARVVLLVGPGDNGGDALYAGARLARRGAGVTAVPVDPERVHEGGLRALLAAGGRLAGAVPGRADLVVDGLVGIGGRGGLRPAAAALVERIPAGAPVVAVDLPSGVDADTGEVAGAAVHADVTVTFGAYKPGLLIDPGASRTGALRLVDIGLSLPDPDAEALQHADVAELLPAPAAESDKYRRGVVGVLAGSAQYPGAAVLAVAGALRGGAGAVRYVGPAADAVLARYPETLIGRGRVQAWVVGPGLGEGRAAEVAEALADPVPVLVDADGLRGLDPQVLRARPAETLLTPHAGEAAALLGTSREAVEAARLSSVRTLAARYGATALLKGSTTLVAHPAGGPVRVNPTGTAWLATAGSGDVLSGLAGSLLASGLAAVDAASVAAYVHGLAGRRAAAGAPLHAQQIAQFLPEAWRDIREEARYGTGRGGHRA, from the coding sequence ATGCGTACTGCTTACAGCGTGGAGACCGTACGGGCCGCCGAGCGGGAGCTGATGGCCCGGCTGCCCGAAGGCGCCCTGATGCAGCGGGCGGCGGCCGGACTGGCCGCCGTCTGCGCCGGACTGCTGGGCCGGGTGTACGGGGCGCGCGTCGTGCTTCTCGTGGGGCCCGGGGACAACGGCGGCGACGCCCTGTACGCGGGCGCCCGCCTGGCCCGGCGCGGCGCGGGGGTGACGGCCGTACCGGTGGATCCGGAGCGGGTGCACGAGGGCGGGCTGCGGGCGCTGCTGGCCGCCGGGGGCCGCCTCGCGGGGGCCGTCCCCGGCCGGGCCGACCTCGTCGTGGACGGGCTCGTCGGCATCGGCGGCCGCGGCGGGCTCCGGCCGGCGGCCGCAGCGCTGGTGGAACGGATCCCGGCCGGTGCCCCCGTCGTCGCGGTGGACCTGCCGAGCGGGGTCGACGCGGACACCGGCGAGGTGGCCGGAGCGGCCGTGCACGCCGATGTCACCGTGACCTTCGGGGCGTACAAGCCGGGGCTGCTCATCGACCCGGGGGCCTCGCGCACCGGCGCGCTGCGGCTGGTGGACATCGGGCTGTCGCTGCCGGACCCGGACGCCGAGGCCCTGCAGCACGCCGACGTGGCGGAGCTGCTGCCGGCTCCGGCGGCGGAGAGCGACAAGTACCGGCGGGGCGTGGTGGGCGTCCTCGCCGGATCGGCGCAGTACCCGGGCGCGGCGGTGCTCGCCGTCGCGGGGGCGCTGCGCGGCGGCGCGGGCGCCGTGCGCTACGTCGGCCCGGCGGCGGACGCGGTGCTGGCGCGGTACCCGGAGACGCTGATCGGGCGGGGCCGGGTGCAGGCGTGGGTGGTCGGTCCGGGGCTCGGCGAGGGCCGGGCGGCGGAGGTGGCCGAGGCCCTGGCCGACCCGGTGCCGGTGCTGGTGGACGCGGACGGGCTGCGCGGGCTGGACCCGCAGGTGCTGCGGGCCCGGCCGGCCGAGACCCTGCTGACCCCGCACGCCGGGGAGGCGGCGGCGCTGCTGGGGACCTCCCGTGAGGCGGTGGAGGCGGCCCGGCTGTCATCCGTACGGACCCTGGCGGCGCGGTACGGGGCGACCGCCCTCCTGAAGGGGTCGACGACGCTGGTGGCGCACCCCGCAGGCGGCCCGGTCCGGGTCAATCCGACGGGAACCGCGTGGCTGGCGACCGCGGGCAGCGGCGACGTGCTGTCCGGACTGGCCGGATCCCTGCTCGCCTCGGGCCTCGCGGCGGTGGACGCCGCGTCGGTGGCGGCGTACGTGCACGGCCTCGCCGGGCGCCGCGCGGCGGCCGGAGCGCCGCTCCACGCCCAGCAGATCGCGCAGTTCCTGCCGGAGGCCTGGCGCGACATCCGCGAGGAGGCCCGGTACGGCACCGGCCGCGGCGGCCACCGCGCTTGA
- a CDS encoding holo-ACP synthase — protein sequence MVIIGVGIDVAEIERFGESLRRTPQLAQRLFVDSELTLPSGERRGTASLAARFAAKEALAKALGAPGGMLWTDAEVYVEETGQPRVRVSGTVEARAVALGVKSWHISLSHDAGIASAVVIAEG from the coding sequence CTGGTGATTATCGGAGTGGGGATCGACGTTGCCGAGATCGAGCGGTTCGGTGAGTCGCTGCGCCGGACACCCCAGCTGGCGCAGCGGCTGTTCGTCGACTCCGAGTTGACGCTGCCGAGCGGCGAGCGGCGCGGAACCGCCTCGCTCGCCGCCCGGTTCGCCGCCAAGGAGGCCCTCGCCAAGGCGCTCGGCGCGCCCGGCGGGATGCTGTGGACCGACGCCGAGGTGTACGTGGAGGAGACCGGGCAGCCGCGGGTGCGGGTCTCGGGGACGGTCGAGGCCAGGGCGGTGGCGCTGGGCGTGAAGTCCTGGCACATCTCCCTGAGCCACGACGCGGGCATCGCCTCGGCCGTGGTGATCGCCGAGGGCTGA
- the glmS gene encoding glutamine--fructose-6-phosphate transaminase (isomerizing): MCGIVGYVGAQSALDVVIAGLKRLEYRGYDSAGVAVLADGDLVAAKKAGKLVNLEKELVGHPLPAGSTGLGHTRWATHGGPTDVNAHPHLDNAGRVAVVHNGIIENFAVLRDELAERGHRLESETDTEVVAHLLAERFESCGDLAEAMRQVCRRLEGAFTLVAVHADAPDVVVGARRNSPLVVGVGEGENFLASDVAAFIAHTRSAIELGQDQVVELRRDGVTVTDFAGAPATVRAYHVDWDASAAEKGGYDYFMLKEIAEQPKAVADTLLGRIDANGSLSLDEVRIPVSVLREVDKVVIVACGTAYHAGMIAKLAIEHWTRIPCETELASEFRYRDPILDQRTLVVAISQSGETMDTLMALRHAREQGAKVLAICNTNGSTIPRESDAVLYTHAGPEVAVASTKAFLTQLVACYLVALYLGQVRGTKWGDEIDAVIRELSDIAGAVDTVLETMEPVRELARSLADKDTVLFLGRHVGYPVALEGALKLKELAYMHAEGFAAGELKHGPIALIEQDLPVVVVVPSPRGRSVLHDKIVSNIQEIRARGARTIVIAEEGDLAVVPYADHLIRIPATPTLLQPLVATVPLQVFACELATARGNEVDQPRNLAKSVTVE; the protein is encoded by the coding sequence ATGTGCGGAATTGTGGGTTACGTGGGAGCGCAGTCGGCGCTCGATGTGGTCATCGCCGGACTCAAGCGGCTGGAGTACCGCGGCTACGACTCGGCGGGCGTCGCCGTGCTCGCCGACGGGGACCTCGTCGCCGCCAAGAAGGCCGGAAAACTGGTCAATCTGGAGAAGGAGCTGGTCGGGCATCCGCTGCCGGCCGGCTCCACGGGTCTCGGGCACACCCGTTGGGCCACCCACGGCGGGCCCACCGACGTGAACGCCCACCCCCACCTCGACAACGCGGGCCGGGTCGCCGTCGTCCACAACGGCATCATCGAGAACTTCGCCGTCCTGCGCGACGAACTGGCCGAGCGCGGGCACCGGCTGGAGTCCGAGACGGACACCGAGGTCGTCGCCCACCTCTTGGCCGAGCGGTTCGAGTCCTGCGGTGACCTCGCGGAGGCGATGCGGCAGGTGTGCCGTCGGCTGGAGGGGGCGTTCACGCTGGTCGCGGTGCACGCCGACGCGCCGGACGTGGTGGTCGGGGCGCGCCGCAACTCCCCCCTGGTGGTGGGCGTCGGGGAGGGGGAGAACTTCCTCGCCTCGGACGTGGCCGCGTTCATCGCCCACACCCGGTCCGCCATCGAGCTGGGGCAGGACCAGGTCGTCGAGCTGCGCCGCGACGGGGTCACGGTGACCGACTTCGCCGGTGCGCCCGCGACCGTACGGGCGTACCACGTGGACTGGGACGCCTCGGCGGCCGAGAAGGGGGGGTACGACTACTTCATGCTCAAGGAGATCGCCGAGCAGCCGAAGGCCGTCGCCGACACCCTCCTGGGCAGGATCGACGCGAACGGCTCGCTGAGCCTGGACGAGGTGCGCATCCCCGTCTCGGTGCTCAGGGAGGTGGACAAGGTCGTGATCGTGGCATGCGGTACGGCCTACCACGCGGGCATGATCGCGAAGCTGGCCATCGAGCACTGGACCCGCATCCCGTGCGAAACGGAGCTGGCGAGCGAGTTCCGCTACCGCGACCCGATCCTGGACCAGCGGACGCTGGTGGTCGCGATCTCGCAGAGCGGCGAGACCATGGACACCCTGATGGCGCTGCGGCACGCGCGCGAACAGGGGGCCAAGGTGCTGGCCATCTGCAACACGAACGGCTCGACGATCCCGCGCGAATCGGACGCGGTGCTGTACACGCACGCCGGCCCGGAGGTGGCCGTCGCCTCGACGAAGGCGTTCCTGACGCAGCTGGTGGCCTGCTACCTGGTCGCGCTGTACCTCGGGCAGGTGCGGGGCACCAAGTGGGGCGACGAGATCGATGCGGTGATCCGCGAGCTGTCCGACATCGCCGGCGCCGTGGACACCGTACTGGAGACCATGGAGCCGGTCCGGGAGCTGGCGCGCTCGCTCGCGGACAAGGACACCGTGCTCTTCCTCGGCCGGCACGTCGGGTACCCGGTGGCGCTGGAGGGCGCGCTCAAGCTCAAGGAGCTGGCGTACATGCACGCCGAGGGCTTCGCGGCGGGGGAGCTCAAGCACGGCCCGATCGCGCTGATCGAACAGGACCTGCCGGTGGTGGTCGTCGTGCCCTCGCCGCGCGGGCGCTCCGTGCTGCACGACAAGATCGTGTCGAACATCCAGGAGATCCGGGCGCGCGGGGCGCGGACCATCGTCATCGCGGAGGAGGGCGACCTCGCGGTCGTCCCGTACGCCGACCACCTGATCCGCATCCCGGCGACGCCGACGCTGCTCCAGCCACTGGTGGCGACGGTCCCGCTGCAGGTCTTCGCGTGCGAACTGGCCACGGCGCGGGGGAACGAGGTGGACCAGCCGCGTAACCTCGCAAAGTCGGTGACGGTGGAGTGA
- the coaA gene encoding type I pantothenate kinase: MERSDRPERPHRRAEVSPYVDLTRDEWSALRERTPLPLTADEVERLRGLGDVIDLDEVRDVYLPLSRLLNLYVGATSNLRGTLNTFLGDAGNGHGAQQGTPFVIGVAGSVAVGKSTVARLLQALLARWPEHPRVELVTTDGFLYPMKELQRRGLTARKGFPESYDRRALTRFVADIKAGKDEVSAPVYSHLIYDIVPGEQLVVRRPDILIVEGLNVLQPALPGKDGRTRVALADYFDFSVYVDARPEDIERWYLNRFRKLRETAFQNPFSYFRKYTQVSEEEAMEYAQTMWRTINKPNLLENVAPTRGRATLVVRKGPDHKVQKLSLRKL; encoded by the coding sequence ATGGAGCGCTCCGACCGCCCCGAGCGACCCCACCGCCGGGCCGAGGTCTCCCCGTACGTCGACCTCACCCGCGACGAGTGGAGCGCGCTGCGCGAGCGGACCCCGCTCCCCCTGACGGCCGACGAGGTCGAGCGCCTGCGCGGCCTCGGCGACGTCATCGACCTCGACGAGGTCCGGGACGTCTACCTCCCGCTCTCCCGGCTCCTCAACCTCTACGTCGGCGCCACGAGCAACCTCCGCGGCACCCTCAACACCTTCCTCGGCGATGCCGGCAACGGCCACGGCGCCCAGCAGGGCACCCCCTTCGTCATAGGGGTCGCCGGCTCCGTGGCCGTCGGCAAGTCCACCGTGGCCCGTCTGCTCCAGGCCCTGCTCGCCCGCTGGCCCGAGCACCCCCGCGTCGAGCTGGTCACCACCGACGGGTTCCTCTACCCCATGAAGGAGCTCCAGCGGCGCGGGCTGACCGCCCGCAAGGGCTTCCCGGAGTCGTACGACCGCCGCGCCCTCACCCGCTTCGTCGCGGACATCAAGGCGGGCAAGGACGAGGTCAGCGCCCCGGTCTACTCGCACCTGATCTACGACATCGTCCCCGGCGAGCAGCTCGTCGTACGCCGCCCCGACATCCTGATCGTCGAGGGGCTCAACGTCCTCCAGCCGGCCCTGCCCGGCAAGGACGGCCGTACGCGCGTCGCACTCGCCGACTACTTCGACTTCAGCGTGTACGTGGACGCCCGGCCCGAGGACATCGAGCGCTGGTACCTCAACCGGTTCCGGAAGCTGCGCGAGACCGCGTTCCAGAACCCGTTCTCCTACTTCCGCAAGTACACCCAGGTCTCCGAGGAGGAGGCCATGGAGTACGCGCAGACCATGTGGCGCACGATCAACAAGCCGAACCTCCTGGAGAACGTCGCCCCGACCCGCGGCCGCGCCACGCTCGTCGTCCGCAAGGGCCCGGACCACAAGGTCCAGAAGCTCAGCCTCCGCAAGCTCTGA
- a CDS encoding DUF389 domain-containing protein, with protein sequence MLHLRLITPADRTEAVVAAVESTVGTTHLVVLPGAARDPRGDVVMCDVAREAGDELLGELRRLGLEEDGSIAVENIDLSLSRRADAAEEEAPGEAADAVLWEQLTEATHEESTLTITYVAFMILATMIAACGVVLDNAILIVGAMAVGPEFGPLAGVCTGVVQRRPRLALRSLTALLIGFAVAIAATTVFSLGMDAIGQFHMSMLDSPRPNTGFIWKPDPFSFVVSLLAGIAGVLSLTSAKSGALVGVAISVTTVPAGANAAVALSYGEFAQMWGSAEQLLLNLGGIMLAGVLTLYGQKALWATQRGRWARRPKA encoded by the coding sequence ATGCTGCACCTACGGTTGATCACCCCGGCGGACCGGACCGAGGCGGTGGTCGCGGCCGTCGAATCGACGGTCGGCACCACCCACCTGGTCGTACTGCCGGGCGCCGCCCGCGACCCCCGCGGCGACGTGGTGATGTGCGACGTCGCCCGCGAGGCGGGGGACGAGCTGCTGGGCGAGCTGCGGCGGCTGGGCCTTGAGGAGGACGGCTCGATCGCCGTCGAGAACATCGACCTGTCGCTGTCGCGGCGGGCCGACGCGGCCGAGGAGGAGGCCCCGGGCGAGGCCGCCGACGCCGTGCTGTGGGAGCAGCTGACGGAGGCCACCCACGAGGAGTCCACCCTCACCATCACGTACGTCGCGTTCATGATCCTCGCGACGATGATCGCGGCGTGCGGTGTGGTCCTGGACAACGCGATCCTGATCGTGGGCGCCATGGCGGTCGGCCCCGAGTTCGGTCCGCTCGCCGGGGTCTGTACCGGCGTGGTGCAGCGCCGGCCGCGGCTCGCGCTGCGCTCCCTCACGGCCCTGCTGATCGGCTTCGCCGTCGCGATCGCCGCCACCACCGTGTTCAGCCTGGGGATGGACGCGATCGGCCAGTTCCACATGAGCATGCTCGACAGCCCCCGCCCGAACACCGGCTTCATCTGGAAGCCGGACCCGTTCTCGTTCGTGGTGTCGCTGCTCGCGGGGATCGCCGGGGTGCTCTCCCTCACCTCCGCGAAGTCGGGGGCGCTGGTGGGCGTGGCGATCTCGGTGACCACCGTCCCGGCCGGGGCGAACGCCGCCGTGGCGCTCAGCTACGGCGAGTTCGCCCAGATGTGGGGATCCGCGGAGCAGCTGCTGCTCAACCTGGGCGGGATCATGCTGGCCGGCGTCCTGACCCTGTACGGGCAGAAGGCGCTGTGGGCCACCCAGCGCGGCCGCTGGGCGCGGCGGCCCAAAGCCTGA
- the glmM gene encoding phosphoglucosamine mutase yields MGQLFGTDGVRGVANADLTAELALGLSVAAAHVLAEAGTFAGHRATAVVGRDPRASGEFLEAAVVAGLASAGVDVLRVGVLPTPAVAYLTGALGADLGVMLSASHNAMPDNGIKFFARGGHKLADELEDRIEAVYAEHRTGAPWDRPTGAGVGRVSDYDEGFDKYVAHLIGVLPNRIEGLKIVLDEAHGAAARVSPEAFARAGAEVVTIGAEPDGLNINEGCGSTHLELLKQAVVEHGADFGIAHDGDADRCLAVDATGAEIDGDQILAVLALAMREAGQLRGNTVVGTVMSNLGFKLAMEGEGIGVVQTGVGDRYVLESMKEHGYALGGEQSGHVIILDHATTGDGTLTGLMLAARVAATGRSLAELAGVMRRLPQVLINVPDVDKSRVATSGELAAAVADAERELGSTGRVLLRPSGTEPLVRVMVEAADIEQARAVAGRLADAVKSALG; encoded by the coding sequence GTGGGACAACTCTTCGGGACGGACGGTGTACGCGGCGTCGCCAACGCGGATCTGACGGCTGAGCTCGCGCTCGGTCTCTCCGTGGCAGCTGCCCACGTACTCGCCGAGGCGGGCACCTTCGCGGGCCACCGCGCGACCGCGGTCGTGGGCCGCGACCCGCGCGCGTCCGGCGAATTCCTGGAGGCCGCGGTCGTCGCGGGCCTCGCGAGCGCGGGCGTGGACGTCCTGCGCGTCGGTGTGCTGCCCACCCCGGCGGTGGCGTATCTCACCGGTGCGCTGGGTGCCGACCTCGGCGTGATGCTCTCCGCCAGCCACAACGCGATGCCCGACAACGGCATCAAGTTCTTCGCCCGCGGCGGCCACAAGCTGGCCGACGAGCTGGAGGACCGCATCGAGGCCGTGTACGCGGAGCACCGCACCGGAGCCCCGTGGGACCGGCCGACCGGCGCCGGCGTCGGCCGCGTCTCCGACTACGACGAGGGCTTCGACAAGTACGTCGCCCACCTCATCGGCGTCCTCCCGAACCGCATCGAAGGCCTCAAGATCGTCCTGGACGAGGCGCACGGCGCCGCCGCCCGCGTCTCGCCCGAGGCCTTCGCCCGGGCGGGTGCCGAGGTCGTCACCATCGGCGCCGAGCCCGACGGCCTCAACATCAACGAGGGGTGCGGCTCCACCCACCTGGAACTGCTCAAGCAGGCCGTGGTCGAGCACGGCGCCGACTTCGGCATCGCGCACGACGGTGACGCGGACCGCTGCCTCGCGGTCGACGCCACCGGCGCGGAGATCGACGGCGACCAGATCCTCGCGGTCCTCGCCCTGGCCATGCGCGAGGCCGGCCAGCTGCGCGGCAACACCGTCGTCGGCACCGTGATGTCCAACCTCGGCTTCAAGCTGGCCATGGAGGGCGAGGGCATCGGCGTCGTGCAGACCGGTGTCGGTGACCGGTACGTGCTGGAGTCGATGAAGGAGCACGGCTACGCGCTCGGCGGCGAGCAGTCGGGCCACGTGATCATCCTCGACCACGCCACGACCGGCGACGGCACGCTGACCGGCCTGATGCTGGCGGCCCGCGTCGCGGCCACGGGCCGCTCGCTCGCCGAGCTCGCGGGCGTCATGCGCCGCCTGCCGCAGGTGCTGATCAACGTCCCCGACGTGGACAAGTCCCGGGTGGCGACCTCCGGCGAGCTGGCCGCGGCCGTCGCCGACGCCGAGCGGGAGCTGGGCTCGACCGGACGGGTGCTGCTCCGTCCGTCGGGTACCGAGCCGCTCGTACGGGTGATGGTCGAGGCCGCCGACATCGAGCAGGCCCGCGCGGTCGCCGGCCGGCTCGCGGACGCCGTGAAGTCGGCGCTCGGCTAG
- the rpsI gene encoding 30S ribosomal protein S9, whose amino-acid sequence MAETTAETPVEEFEGVEEYTTESEVVVEGDYTSESLAGRFGDPQPAAGLGRRKNAIARVRIVPGTGKWKINGRTLEDYFPNKVHQQEVNEPFKLLELDGRYDIIARIAGGGVSGQAGALRLGVARALNEADVDNNRPALKKAGFLSRDDRAVERKKAGLKKARKAPQYSKR is encoded by the coding sequence GTGGCCGAGACCACCGCCGAGACCCCCGTCGAAGAGTTCGAGGGCGTCGAGGAGTACACCACCGAGTCTGAGGTCGTCGTCGAGGGCGACTACACCTCCGAGTCCCTTGCCGGCCGCTTCGGCGACCCCCAGCCGGCCGCCGGCCTGGGCCGTCGCAAGAACGCCATCGCCCGCGTCCGGATCGTTCCGGGCACCGGCAAGTGGAAGATCAACGGTCGCACCCTTGAGGACTACTTCCCCAACAAGGTGCACCAGCAGGAAGTCAACGAGCCGTTCAAGCTCCTTGAGCTCGACGGTCGCTACGACATCATCGCCCGCATCGCGGGTGGCGGCGTCTCCGGCCAGGCCGGCGCCCTGCGCCTCGGCGTGGCCCGTGCCCTGAACGAGGCCGACGTCGACAACAACCGCCCGGCGCTGAAGAAGGCCGGCTTCCTTTCCCGCGACGACCGTGCGGTCGAGCGCAAGAAGGCCGGTCTCAAGAAGGCCCGTAAGGCTCCGCAGTACAGCAAGCGTTAA